The proteins below are encoded in one region of Sebastes fasciatus isolate fSebFas1 chromosome 16, fSebFas1.pri, whole genome shotgun sequence:
- the LOC141753292 gene encoding uncharacterized protein LOC141753292, which yields MEHNAIQWLGAPSCQRGSYAFYKSVSSRPQPDGPIQIWKLGEFYFIRCGPLDPVCIAEVTLLWEDQTQRHLLASTRLYFLPEDTPKGRTREHGEDEVLAVSRKMVVRVEDLVQWTCAESAAWSSSLKPLQPCGINGLHKPLQSSDGTNSSTNNNNNNISSEPLEVKTEDDLEEHQGIKVLSYPQYCRFRSLQRRIQDGARGPVLQDLHLLALGGIKALPNIRLMYCRDTFNHPTLESSASFTWQFSCPSLSLRGRPRKRRGRDGKDSPNSGQSESWIERMKENVMGSVEVGCEGSWLPDPEEQLFLDQLFAYMEGLGSPIHKVPNLGFKKIDLFLMYSVVKRLGGYKRVTVDRLWKIVYNELGGCPGSTSAATCTRRHYERLMLPYEEHLRAGGAEFKIPESPLPPKPRGIRGRKPLQRGRKPGPKSKDKKLTASPAAPPSHTIVNPNGTVVAKRGRGRPPGTRNKATLIAQAKMVAQQQAKAKAAVECQQLSPLLPVRGDGGPTPSSTHRPIQPALFPINMPLTPDLSPMSAPFLPFQPKPKPDRGESAAAAPGVLLSTLPRHYVGGSLGGFSPIKGVCPLDVFRSRIGLQRGPESPALTPQDPTQHHHPTIYTLTQPKSGSPDTPHPSGDQLQPLQHPHPHPLHQHQHQHQHQHQHQQHNRCSGCNVDEAAQRGGSRDARNRPPLPPLRVLPLNLDCSVQVCQLMRTRLGSSQFQTFTRRLSEALSQDLSAKPPCSPITPPPEQALPLNLSRRFAVKRPSAEGPETSLVTINGNTDQPPSKRPRTDCTEQDDDFSLGGRSSSGGSGGGAAEEEEDVEMTNQEEPADLSSPSRIRAFLLGLPPFMGKFEDDLNETRFGKFLPPGPLAETQRSETETGEGGVAVKKEVKKEEEVVGIERCETERSNKLQTSEQEETDPSVLSGPGPAELKRAGPSNTDTHCF from the exons TGGTTGGGTGCCCCCTCCTGCCAGCGAGGCAGCTACGCCTTCTACAAGTCGGTGAGCAGCAGACCTCAACCCGACGGGCCCATCCAGATATGGAAGCTCGGGGAGTTCTACTTCATCCGCTGTGGACCGCTGGATCCTGTGTGCATCGCAGAG gtgacCTTACTGTGGGAGGACCAGACACAGCGCCACCTGCTGGCCAGCACCAGACTCTACTTCCTGCCTGAGGACACGCCGAAGGGCCGGACCAGGGAGCACGGAGAG gaTGAGGTTCTGGCGGTGTCCAGGAAGATGGTGGTGCGGGTGGAGGACCTGGTGCAATGGACGTGTGCGGAGTCGGCAGCTTGGAGTAGCAGCCTGAAGCCGCTGCAGCCCTGCGGGATCAACGGCCTCCACAAACCTCTACAGAGCAGCGACGGTACCAACAgcagcaccaacaacaacaacaacaacatcagcagcgAGCCGCTTGAAGTCAAAACTGAGG ACGACCTGGAGGAGCATCAGGGCATCAAAGTGCTGAGCTACCCGCAGTACTGCCGCTTTCGCTCCCTGCAGAGACGCATTCAGGACGGAGCGAGGGGGCCCGTGCTGCAGGACCTCCACCTGCTGGCCCTGGGAGGCATCAAGGCGCTGCCCAACATCCGGCTGATGTACTGCAGGGACACCTTCAACCACCCGACGCTGGAGAGCAGCGCCAGCTTCACCTGGCAGTTCA gttGTCCATCTCTCAGTCTTCGAGGGCGACCTCGCAAGAGGAGAGGCCGAGACGGCAAAGACTCCCCGAACTCCGGCCAATCAGAGTCCTGGATCGAGAGGATGAAG GAGAACGTGATGGGCAGCGTGGAGGTCGGCTGTGAGGGCAGCTGGCTCCCCGACCCCGAAGAGCAGCTGTTCCTGGATCAGCTCTTCGCCTACATGGAGGGCCTCGGCTCGCCCATCCACAAAGTCCCCAACCTCGGCTTCAAGAAGA TTGACCTCTTCCTCATGTACTCTGTGGTCAAGCGGCTCGGAGGCTACAAAAGG gtgacAGTGGATCGTCTCTGGAAGATAGTTTATAATGAGCTGGGAGGATGCCCCGGCAGCACCAGCGCTGCTACCTGCACCAGGAGACACTACGAGAG gctGATGCTTCCTTATGAAGAGCACCtcagagcaggaggagcagaaTTCAAAATCCCAGAATCCCCCTTGCCTCCGAAACCCCGAGGGATACGAGGAAGGAAACCGCTTCAGAGAGGCAGAAAACCAGGACCCAAATCCAAGGACAAGAAGCTGACAGCGTCCCCCGCTGCTCCTCCGTCTCATACT ATCGTGAACCCGAACGGCACCGTGGTGGCGAAGAGAGGCAGAGGCCGGCCGCCAGGCACACGCAACAAGGCCACGCTGATCGCTCAGGCCAAGATGGTGGCTCAGCAGCAGGCTAAAGCCAAAGCAGCAGTCGAGTGTCAGCAGCTGAGTCCTCTGCTTCCTGTCAGAGGCGACGGTGGACCGACCCCCAGCAGCACACACAGG CCCATCCAGCCAGCTCTCTTCCCCATCAACATGCCCCTCACCCCCGACCTCTCCCCCATGTCCGCCCCCTTCCTCCCCTTCCAGCCCAAACCAAAGCCCGACAGAGGGGAGTCTGCGGCCGCCGCTCCGGGCGTGCTCCTCTCCACTTTGCCTCGCCACTACGTCGGAGGATCTCTGGGCGGCTTCAGCCCCATCAAAGGCGTCTGTCCCCTGGACGTCTTCAGGAGCCGCATCGGCCTTCAGAGAGGCCCGGAGAGCCCGGCCCTGACGCCTCAGGACCCGACTCAGCACCACCATCCGACCATCTACACCCTAACCCAGCCCAAAAGCGGGAGCCCGGATACGCCTCATCCCAGCGGGGACCAGCTTCAGCCTCTGCAGCACCCGCACCCGCACCCGctccaccagcaccagcaccagcaccagcaccagcaccagcaccagcaacACAACCGCTGCTCGGGGTGCAACGTGGACGAGGCGGCCCAGAGGGGAGGCAGTCGGGACGCCAGGAACCGGCCCCCTCTGCCCCCTCTCCGGGTCCTGCCTTTGAACCTGGACTGCAGCGTTCAGGTGTGCCAGCTGATGAGGACTCGTCTGGGCTCGTCTCAGTTCCAGACCTTCACCCGCCGACTGTCCGAGGCTCTGTCCCAGGACCTGAGCGCCAAGCCTCCCTGCTCTCCCATCACCCCTCCCCCCGAGCAGGCGCTGCCTCTCAACCTCAGCAGACGCTTCGCGGTGAAGAGACCCAGCGCAGAGGGACCGGAGACGAGTCTGGTGACGATCAACGGGAACACGGATCAACCGCCGTCCAAGAGACCCAGAACCGACTGCACGGAGCAGGACGATGACTTCAGCCTGGGGGGCCGGTCCAGCTccggaggaagtggaggaggagcagcggaggaggaggaggacgtggAGATGACGAACCAGGAGGAACCCGCAGACCTGAGCTCCCCCAGCAGGATCAGGGCCTTCCTGCTCGGGCTGCCGCCCTTCATGGGGAAATTCGAGGACGATCTCAACGAGACGAGGTTTGGGAAATTTCTTCCTCCGGGACCTCTGGCCGAAACGCAGAGGAGcgagacagagacaggagagGGAGGCGTGGCGGTAAAGAAAGAAgtaaagaaggaggaggaggtggttgGAATAGAGCGGTGTGAAACTGAGAGAAGCAACAAACTACAGACGTcggagcaggaggagacggaTCCGTCCGTCCTCTCCGGTCCCGGTCCAGCAGAGCTGAAGAGAGCCGGGCCCtcaaacactgacacacactgttTTTAG